From a single Pseudalkalibacillus hwajinpoensis genomic region:
- a CDS encoding proline dehydrogenase produces MEQVMRNFFLYMGKNRVATKVAKRYGMRFGASRFVAGASLDSSVNAIKKLNQKGLSVTIDHLGEFVDNAAEAGEMTMHCIDAIERIAAENLDSQLSLKLTSMGLDVDYDMTVQNMRRILEAADKNNVFVTIDMEDFERCGKTIDIFTELKKEFENIGTVLQAYLYRVAEDIEKLNELSPNLRLVKGAYRESAKVAFPDKKDVDENFRKIIKMHLLNGNYTAIATHDDQIIEYTKKLVEEYNIPRTQFEFQMLYGICVERQEKLLKDGYKMRVYVPYGKDWYGYFMRRLAERPANVAFVLKGMMK; encoded by the coding sequence ATGGAACAGGTAATGCGTAATTTCTTTTTATACATGGGAAAGAATAGAGTAGCGACGAAAGTAGCTAAGCGATATGGGATGCGTTTCGGGGCTAGTCGATTTGTGGCAGGGGCATCGCTTGATAGCTCTGTTAATGCGATCAAGAAGTTGAATCAAAAGGGCCTTTCGGTAACAATCGATCATCTTGGTGAATTTGTCGATAATGCAGCAGAAGCTGGTGAGATGACCATGCACTGTATAGATGCGATCGAACGAATTGCTGCAGAAAACCTGGACTCCCAGCTTTCTCTGAAACTTACGTCAATGGGTCTCGATGTTGACTATGATATGACAGTCCAGAATATGCGAAGGATTCTTGAAGCTGCCGATAAGAACAACGTCTTTGTAACAATTGATATGGAAGATTTCGAGAGATGTGGGAAGACAATAGATATCTTTACCGAACTTAAGAAAGAGTTCGAGAACATTGGTACCGTACTTCAGGCATACTTGTATCGAGTAGCTGAAGACATCGAGAAGTTAAATGAGCTATCTCCCAATCTTAGATTGGTAAAAGGGGCTTATAGAGAATCTGCAAAAGTAGCGTTTCCGGATAAAAAGGACGTCGATGAAAACTTCAGGAAAATTATCAAAATGCATCTCTTAAACGGGAATTATACAGCGATTGCTACCCACGATGACCAGATTATTGAATACACAAAAAAGCTAGTTGAAGAATACAATATTCCCCGCACACAATTTGAATTTCAAATGCTGTATGGAATCTGTGTAGAGAGGCAAGAAAAGCTTCTCAAAGATGGCTATAAGATGAGAGTCTATGTACCTTACGGAAAAGACTGGTATGGATATTTTATGAGACGACTTGCCGAACGTCCAGCAAACGTAGCTTTTGTTCTTAAAGGCATGATGAAATGA